GACCAGCAGGTCGAAGCTGCCCGCGCTGATCACGACGTACGTCGTCTCCGGCCAGGTCGAGACCAGCTCGGCGATCCGGTTGAGGTCGTTGCCGGCCTGGATCCCGATCAGCGCCATCACGCCGAACCCCATGTTGCCGGGGTCGGTCAGCCCGATGATCTGGAGGATTCCGGAGGAGGTGAGCGACTGGATCCGTGACCGGACCGCCGACTCCGAGATCCCCAGCTCGCGCGCGATCACGGTGTTCGGGCAGCGCCCGTCCTTTTGGAGGAGCGAGATGATCTGCTGCGAAATCCGGTCGATCTCCATGCGATATTCGTTCTCCCGGGGAGGTTTGGAACCGAACTTCGGGGATTGACCCAAGATATGGTGCGAGGTACGTTTGCGCAACGCAGTGGGCCGGGCCGCTTCGTGGGGGGTACGACGCGGGGGCGCTCGTCTTTGAAAGCAGGGCGGGCGCGTGCCCCCGTCCATGCACGTGCTGGCGGGAGACATCTGGCGTGAGCTCCGACGGGCCCGAGTCGATCTTCGACGTGGAGTTCCGCGCGGTCACCAAGAGGTTCGGTGACCTGACCGCGGTCAACGCCGTGTCCCTGCGGGTGCACCAGGGCGAGTTCCTCTCGCTGCTCGGCCCGTCCGGCTGCGGGAAGACCACCTCGCTGCGGATGATCGCCGGCTTCGAGCAGCCCGACGAGGGCGAGATCCTGATCGGTGGCGTCGACGCGGTCGGCACTCCGCCGTACAAGCGCAACGTGAACACGGTCTTCCAGCAGTACGCGCTGTTCCCGCACATGACGATCCTCGACAACGTCGCCTACGGGCTGAAGCAGAAGGGCATCGGCAAGACCGAGCGCTACGGCCAGGCCCGCGAGGCGCTCGAGCTCGTGCAGCTGACCGGCCGCGAGAAGCACAAGCCGACGATGCTCTCCGGGGGCCAGCAGCAGCGGGTCGCTCTGGCCCGGGCCCTGGTCAACCGGCCCCGGGTGCTCCTGCTCGACGAGCCGCTCGGCGCCCTCGACCTCAAGCTCCGTAAGGAGATGCAGATCGAGCTGACCCGGATCCAGCAGCAGGTCGGGATCACCTTCATCTACGTCACCCACGACCAGGGCGAGGCGCTGTCGATGTCGGACCGGATCGCGGTCATGTCGAACGGCGTCATCGAGCAGCTCGACACCCCCAGCGAGATCTACGACCGGCCGCTGACCGCCTTCGTGGCCGACTTCATCGGCGAGATGAACTTCCTCGAGGGCGACATCACGGCCACCTCGGCCGGTGAGTTCGACCTGGTGACGTCGACCGGGGTGGTGGTGCGCGGCCGCGGAGACGCCACCAACCGCACGCGCGCCCGGATCGGGATCCGCCCGGCCCGCCTGAGCATCGTCGCCGGGCAGGCGACCGGCTCGGCCAACACCGCCAAGGCGGTCGTCGACTCGAAGATGTATCTCGGGGACGAGGTCCAGGTGGTCGCCACCCTCGACGGCGGCACCCGGATGCTCATCCGTGAACAACGCGCCGGCACCGACGACTCGCACGACGCGATCCGTCCCGGCGACCCGATCACCATCCAGTGGGAGCGGACCGCTCCGGTCCTGCTGGCCGAATCCCCGGACCAGGCCCCGACCGAAGGTGACAGCCATGAGTGACCAGCCCGAGCAGCTCAACATCCTTGCGCCCATCGAGACCAAGTCGAAGATGGACGCTCTGCACCGCACCGTGGAGCGCGCGGCCGGCCATCCGATGTCGCGCCGCTCGGCGCTCGGGCTCGGCGGCCTGATGCTGCTCTCGGCCTGCGGCAGCACTTCCACGGGCCAGACCAACCCGGGCAGTGGCACCTCCACCGGCGCCGGCGGGCTGGCCGGAAGGCCCCTGGAGAACCATCTCGAGATCTTCAACTGGTCGGAGTACGACGACCCGTCGACGTACAAGAAGTTCATGGCGCTGCCCGACGAGTCGAAGGCCGGGCTGAAGATCCACGAGACGTACTACTCCTCCAACGACGAGCTGCTGGCCAAGCTCAACGCCGGCGGTACGACGTACGACATCATCGCGCCCAGCCAGAACGCCGTCGCGCAGCTGATCCAGGAGAACAAGCTGCTGGCGATGGACCCGACCCTGATCCCGAACCTGAAGAACCTCGACCCCTCGTTCCTCAAGGCGTCGTACGACCCGACCGGGCAGTACCACGTGATCAAGGACTACGGCATCACGATGATCTACTACAACAACCAGGTGATCACCGAGAAGCCGCAGACCATGCACGACTTCTACGCCCTGCTTCCGAAGTACGTGAGCAAGGGCCGCACCAACCTGCTCGACGGCGCCGAGGAAGTCGTCCCGCTGGCCCTGATGGCGCTGGGCCTCGACCCCAACACCAGCAGCAAGTCCGACTTCGATGCCGTCACGAAGTACCTGATGTCGTTCCGCAAGGGCGTCACCACGATCTCCTCGTCCTCCTACATCGACGACGCGATCGCCGGGAAGATCATCCTGGGCCAGGGCTGGAACGGCGACGTCCGCCGGATCGTGCAGGGCCGGAAGAAGCAGGGCGACATCACCGCGGTGCTGCTGCACGACACGTCGGAGATCTGGTCCGACAACTGGTGCATCCCCTCGACCGCGCCGCACCCGGTGGCCGCGCACGCGTGGATCAACTGGCTGTGCACCCCGTCGACCGCGGTCACGGAGATGGAGTACCACAACTACGGCATCCCGATCCCGGCGGCGCTCTCGCAGCTGCCGGCGTCGCTGGCCAAGGACCCGCTGTTCAACGTGCCCACGAGCTACACCGACAACTACAAGTACATCCTCAACGTGAGCCCGCAGGTGGTGCAGGAGCGGACCAAGATCTACACCCAGTTCCGCGCGGGCTGATGGCGTCGGCCCAGGACGTGCTCGGGCCGGGGCCCGGCCCCGAGACCGGGTCCCGTCGACCACGGCGGACCCGGCGGCGGTCGTTCAGCCCGCGCTACCCGGCCTGGCTGACGACGCCGTCGGTGCTCTACTACGCGATCTTCTTTCTGGGTCCGTTGGCGATCCTGGTCGCGTTCTCGCTGGCGACCCAGACCGGCTTCAACGCGATCTCCTACGGCTTCGACACCAGCCAGTACCACCTGGTCCTCGACTCGCTCTACCTCAAGATCTTCTGGCGCACGCTGGTGATGGCGGGGATCGGGTCGTTCCTGACGATGGTCGTCGGCTACCCGATCGCCTACTGGATGGCGCGCTATCTCACGACGTACAAGCTGCTGGCGCTCCTGCTCGTGCTGGTGCCCTTCTGGACGTCGTTCCTGATCCGCACCTACGCCCTGAAGATCATCCTGGACTCCCAAGGGCTGCTGGCGAAGTACACCGGCATCGACATCATGTACACCAAGTACGCCGTCGGTGTGGGGCTGGTCTACAACTACCTCCCGCTGTTCATCATCCCGGTCTTCGCCTCGCTCGAGCGGATGGACTGGTCGCTGGTCGAGGCGGCGACCGACCTCGGGGCCAAGCCCTTGAACGCGTTCCGCCAGATCACCCTGCGCCTCACCCTGCCCGGCGTCGTCACCGGTGCGCTGCTGGTGTTCATCCCGATGTCGGGGGAGTACATCATCCCGAACATCCTCAGCGGCGGTGGTTACCAGTTCGTCGGCAACGTGATCGGCGACCAGTTCTCCTCCGCGCAGAACCAGCCCTTCGGCTCCGCGATGTCGATCAGCCTGATGATCGCCCTGTCGGGCTTCGTCGCGCTCTACATCCTGTTCGCGACCAAGGAGGAGAGGTTCGGTGCCTAGACCCCGCAGGATCCTGACCGCCAAGCGCGGCTTCACCCTCTGGGCGATGGCGGTCTTCGCCTTCCTCTACCTGCCGATCGCGGTGATGGCGCTCTTCGCCTTCAACAAGCCGTCGCCCGCGGCGCTCGCCGACTTCCACGGCTCCAACGTCTGCGACATCCCGCCGTCCCAGCTGGGCAACCTGACCGTGTGGAACGGCTTCACCACCTGCTGGTTCAAGGTCGGGCTGCACGACCCGACGTACATCCCGGCGATCGAGACCAGTGCGAAGATCGCGGCCTCGGCGGCGATCGTCTCGACCCTGCTCGGGCTCGGAGCGGCGCTGGCCCTGGCCCGGATGCACAAGGTCGTGCGGGTGCCGTTCGACGCCCTGGTCTACATGACGCTGGTCGTTCCCGAGATCGTGATCGCGGTGGCGTCGCTGATCTTCTTCGTCCAGCTGCCCCACTACGTCAGCTTCTTCCCACCGCTGGGTGCGTGGACCATCTTCTTCGGGCAGGTGGTCTTCGGCGCCTCGCTCGCGATGCTGATCATCCGGGCCAGGTTCGTCGGCATGGGCGACACCCTCGAGGAGGCCGGCTACGACCTCGGTTCGGGGCGCTTCTCGACCTTCCGGCAGGTCACCCTGCCGCGGCTGTTCCCGGCGATCATCGCGGCCACCCTGCTGTCGTTCACGTTCTCCTTCGACGACTACGTGCTCCCGGCCTTCACCAACGGCACCACCAACACCTGGCCGATCGTGCTCTACTCGGCGGTCCGCTTCGGGATCACGCCCGCCGTCAACGCCCTGGCCACGCTGATGCTGGCGGTCACCATCGTGGTGATCGCCGCGACCGGCCTTGTCCTGCGACGCGCGCGGACCCCGGCCGGGGTGGGGTCGGGGGAGTCGGACGGTGTCGGCGCCCAGCTCGGCCTCGGCTGACCCGGTGCCCCGTTCCGTCGCGCCGCGACGGGCGATAGTTTCGTAGCAGCAAGCCCCGAGCCAGGAGATGTGTGATGACCCAGACCCAGACCTCCCCGACCTACCAGATCCTCAACCCGGCGACGGGCGAGGTGGAGCAGACCTTCGAGACGGCGACCGACGCCGAGGTGGAGGCAGCGCTCGCAGCCGCGCACACGGCGTACGACGCCTGGAAGGACGTCCCGATCGAGGAGCGGGCGGCGGTTGTCCACCGCGTGGCCGCGCTGTTCCGGGAGCGCCAGGACGAGCTCGGGGCGATCGCGACCAAGGAGATGGGCAAGCCGCTGAGCGAGGCCGTCGGCGAGGCGGACTTCTGCGGCGACATCTTCGACTACTTCGCCGACGAGGGCCCGACCCTGGCCGCCGACCAGCCGATCAAGACGTTCTCCGGTGGCAAGGCCGTCGTGCAGAAGCTGCCGATCGGCCCCCTGCTCGGGATCATGCCGTGGAACTACCCCTTCTACCAGATCGCCCGCTTCGCGGCGCCCAACCTGATGCTGGGCAACACGATCATCCTCAAGCACGCCGAGTCGGTGCCGGGCTCCGCCCTGGCCGTCGCCCAGCTGATGAAGGACGCCGGGGTGCCCGAGGGCGCCTACATCAACCTCTTCGCCTCGCACGAGCAGATCGAGACGATCATCGCCGACCCGCGGATCGCCGGGGTCTCGCTGACCGGCTCCGAGCGAGCGGGCGCGGTGGTCGCGGCGATCGCCGGCAAGAACCTCAAGAAGTGCGTGCTCGAGCTCGGCGGCTCCGACCCCTACGTGATCCTCGACACCGACGACGTGGCGGCCGCTGCCGACACTGCCTGGGAGACCCGGATCAGCAACACCGGACAAGCCTGTAACTCCAACAAGCGGATGATCGTGATGGACGACGTCTTCGACGGCTTCGTGGCACGGCTGACCGAGCATGCCAAGGACCTGCGCCCCGGCGACCCGACCGCCGAGGAGGACGGCACGTTTGCGCCGCTCTCGTCGCGCCGGGCCGCCGAGACCCTGGCCGAGCAGGTGCAGGACGCCGTCGACAAGGGCGCGACCCTGCACGCCGGCGGGGTGCTGGGCGACGGTCCCGCGGCGTACTACTCGCCGGCCGTGCTCACCGGGATCACCCCGGAGATGCGCGCCTATCGCGAGGAGCTGTTCGGCCCGGTCGCGGTGGTCTACAAGGTGTCCTCCGACGACGAGGCGCTGGCCCTGGCCAACGACACGCAGTACGGCCTCGGCGGTGCGGTCTTCAGCACCGACCCGGACCGCGCGGCCAGGATCGCCCAGCGACTCGAGGTCGGGATGTCCAACGTGAACACCCCTGCGGGCGAGGGTGCCGAGGTGCCGTTCGGCGGCGTGAAGCGCAGCGGCTTCGGCCGCGAGCTCGGCCCGCTCGGGATGGACGAGTTCGTCAACAAGCGGATGTTCTACGTCGCGGACTGACCGAGGCTGCCGGGCCTGACCCCGTCAGGCCAAGGCGTCGGCGAACTCGCAGAAGGCGTCGTAGGCGCGCGGGCCGTGGATGGTGGCGGGGCCGCCCTTCATCAGGAAGGTGACGCCGATCGCCTCGGCGGCCTCCTGCTTGCTGGCGCCGGCCTTGGCGGCTGCCTGGGCGTGCGAGGCGATGCACCCGTCGCAGCCCTCGACCACGCCGATCGCCAGGGCGATCAGCTCCTTGGTGCGGGCGTCCAGGGCGCCGGGTGCGAAGGCCGCCTGGTGCAGCGCGCCGAAACCGAGGTAGACGTCCGGCACCGCGCGGCGCAGCTCGCGGTGCAGAGGGTTGAGCTCGTGCAGTACGTCCTTGCCGTGCCCGTGGCCCTGCGTGCTGGTGGGGGTGGCGGTGACGGTCATCGTGTCTCCTCGGTGCGGTGTCTCGCGGATCTGCTTTGATACCCCGACGGGTATTCCACCAACTCTAGCGCATATACCCCTCTGGGTATGGCGGCGGCCACGATCCGCCTAGCCTGAGGCGATGCGGATCGACGACGTACGCCGGCTCGACCTCGGCTCGTTCGTGCGCCCGGCCGAGGAGACCGGGACGGGTCGGCCGGGGGTCGAGGCGGTCTACGGGTACGTCGTCCGGACGTCGGCCGGCGTGCTGCTGCTCGACACCGGCCTGGGACAGGCGGACGACGAGACGGAGGCGTGGTACCGCCCGCGGCGGGTCTCGATCGACGACGCGCTCGCCACGGCGGGGCTGGCGACCGGCGACGTCGGCCTGGTGGTCAACTGTCACCTGCACTTCGACCACATCGGGGCCAACCCGCGGTTCGCGGGCCGGCCGCTGTTCTGCCAACGTCGCGAGCTGGAGACCGCGCGGGCGGGCGACTACACGCTCCCCGGGCTGGTCGACTTCGCGGGTGCGTCCTACGAGCTGCTCGACGGGGAGGCGGAGGTCGCGTCCGGCGTGCTGGTGATCCCCACCCCGGGTCACGTCGACGGGCACCAGTCGGTGGTGGTGGTGTGCGACGACGGCTCGGTGGTGCTCGCCGGCCAGGCCCACGACACGGCGTCCCAGTGGTCGGCGGACGTGCTCGCCGCACGGGCCGGCGCCCTCGGGCACCGGCCGCCGCTGCCCGAGCCGAGCCCGTGGCTGGTGCGGATCCTGGAGCTCGACCCGCGCCGCGTAGTCTTCGCCCACGACGCGGCCGTCTGGTTCCCCTGAGTCGGGGCTAGGTGCTCGACCGCCCCGGCAGGGGTGGCCACCGGCGCGAGCGGGCCAGCCGTTCGGCGCGCTGCCTCCGGGTCGCCGGCGGCCGCGGTGGCACGACTCCGTCGACCTCGACGGCGGTACCGGCACGAGTGCCGGTCGAGTCGCGCGACGTCCAGGCCAGGCGGACCCGACGACCGCCCGGGCCCGGGGGTGACATCTCAGCCCGGGTCACGTGCACCTCGAGCCCCGACTCGTTCAGCGCCTCGGCCGCCAGCAGTCCGAACGCAGCCTCGTGCACCTCGTCGGGCAACCCGGAGTCGGGCAGGTCGGCCAGGAAGTCGCGGACCGGGCTCCGCGGGCTGAACGCGCCGAGCGGGCCGACCTCGCCGAAGAGCAGCTGCCGGACCGCGAGGCGGAGCATCTCGTCGGAGGTGTGGGTGCCGGTCGAGGTGCTGAACGAGCCACCGCGTACCGCGTGCCCGAAGGTCTGCTCGGGACGGCGCTCGAACACGATCACCAGCTCTGCCCCGTCGTCGGCGCCGGTGCGCTCCACCGACACCACCCGGCCGGTCAGGGACCGGCCCGACCAGGTCAGCCGCCTGCCGGGGTTGTTGAAAGTGGTCGGCCGCAGCCCCTCGATCGCGGTGGCGACCTCCTCCGACGCCGGTCGGGCCATGAGGGTCAGCCGCACGTGGGACTCGACGGGCGTGGTGGTCCGGAAGACGACGTTCCCGAGCTTGACCCACACCGCCGCTTTGTCGGCGGCCGGCGCCGCGGCGTCGATCACGAGGGTCATGGGGTCATTGTGCTGCCGCCGGGGCCGGGCCGCCCCGGCGACCGGTCAGCGGGTCTCGCCGCTGACCTCACCGGTCACCTCGCGGGCCCAGGCAGCGTGCTCGCGACGCGCCCAGCGCAGCGGCACCCGCCCGGTCCGGATCCCGGTCAGCGCGTCCGGGTCGCGCAGTGCCATGCCGATGTGACCGACCACGAGCAGGCCGACGGCCAGGGCGAACCAGTCGTGCACGAAGGTCGCGCCGCTGCGCCACGCCAGCGGGGTGAGGCGGGTGAGGTACATGACCGAGCCAGAGAGCAGCAGCACCCCGATCGAGCCGGCCGACAGCGACGCGTTCAGCTTCTGGCCGGCGTTGAACTTGCCGACCTCGATCCGCCCGTCCCGCCGGGTCCGGGACCGCAGCCACGCCCAGTCGCGGGAGGTGAAGCGGTTCAGCCGCCCGGCGTCGTCGCGGTAGGACCGGCTGGCGATGCCCGCCAGCAGCGGCACCGGCAGCGCGAGCCCCGACCAGAGGTGGGTCTGCTCGACCAGGTAGCGATGGCCCACGAGCACCGCGAGGGAGCCGTTGTAGAGCACCGCCGCGGTGAGGATGCAGACGATCATGAACAGGCCGGTCAGGCCGTGCACCCAGCGCACCGGCAGCGAGAACCGGTCGAGGTCACCCTCAGGTGCGCTCATCGATGCTCCGGCCGTTCGAGGCACCGACGAACCCGTCGACGTCGTACCCGCGGTGCTCCCAGTAGCCCTCGATCACGTGGTCGGTCACGTCGATGCCGGAGAGCCACTTGATGCTCTTGTAGCCGTACATCGGCGCGATGTAGAGCCGCACCGGACCGCCGTGGTCGTGACTGACAGGGCCCCCGAGCATCGACAGGGCGACGATGCAGTCGGTGAGCCGGGCCTGGTCGAGGGTCAGGCTCTCGGTGTAGGTGCCGTCGAAGGACAGCAGCCGCACCGCCTGCCCGGTCGGCTTCACGCCGGCCCGGTCGAGGACCGTCGAGAGCCGCACGCCGCTCCAGTGCACCTGCGGCACCCGCCACCCGGTGACGCACTGGAAGTCGCGAACGAGCTCGGTCTGCGGCAGCGCCCGCAGGTCGTCGAGGGTCAGCGTCAGCGGGCGGTCGACCAGGCCGCCGACGTCGAGGCGGTACGACGTGCCGTCACGGGTGGGCACCCCGCCGGTGACCGAGTAGTAGCGGAAGGTGTCGCCGACCGGGAGCAAGGAGGTCAGTCCGGTCGGGTCGCGGAGCTGGACCGGAGCCAGGGCCGAGGAGAGCGCGCTCTGGGCGCGGGTGCCGGTGACGATGCCGAGAGCGCCGAGGCCGAGCAGCCCCAGGGCGAGCCGCCGGCCGACCGGGGCCCCACCGTCCGCACCGTCTGCTGGCCGGCTCATGCAGCCACGGTAGCCGTCGGTCTCAACCGGGTAGGTTGGCGCGCATGAGCCGCACCATGAAGCTGGTCGTCGGAGTCCTGCTGATCCTGGTGGGCGTGGTCTGGACCCTCCAGGGCCTCGACGTGATGGGCGGGTCCGGGATGAGCGGACACGCGGTCTGGGCTGTGATCGGCCCGGTCGTCGCGCTGGTCGGCGTCGTCCTGGTCGCGCGCAGCCGGCGCACTCCTCCGGCAGGCGCGGAGCGCTGAGCGTGAGCCGGCTCGACGACGCCATCGGCTGGGTGGAGCAGCAGCTGCCCGCCCTGCTCGAGGAGTACGACGTACCGGCCGCGGCCGTGGCGATCCTGGCCGAGGGCGAGGTCGCGGACTTCGCCGCCGGAGTGCTGAGCCGGTCCACCGGGGTCGAGGCGACGGCCGACTCGGTCTTCCAGATCGGCTCGATCACCAAGCTGTGGACCAGCACCCTGGTGATGCAGCTGGTCGACGAGGGCCTGGTCGACCTGGACGCTCCGGTCCGCGACTACCTGCCCGACTTCCGGATCGCCGACGAGAGTGCGGCGGCCACGATCACGGTGCGTCAGCTGCTCACCCACACCTCCGGCTTCGAGGGCGACATCTTCACCGACACCGGCCGCGGCGACGACGCGGTCGAGAAGTACCTCGCCACCCTGCACGACGTGCCCCAGCTCTTCCCGCCCGGCGACCTCTGGTCCTACAACAACGCCGGCTTCGTGGTGCTGGGCCGACTGGTCGAGGTGCTCCGCGGCACGACGTACGACGCTTGCCTGCGCGAGCGGATCGTGGCCCCGCTGGGCCTCACCCAGGTCGCGCCGAGCCCCTACGAGGCGATCCTGCACCGGGCCGCCGTGGGTCACCTCGAGGCCGAGCCCGGCACCGGTTACGTGGCCGCGCCGGTCTGGGCGCTGGTGCGCTCCAACGCCCCGGCGGGCTCGATGCTGGCGATGACCGCGCGCGACCTGGTCGGCTTCGCGCGGATGCACCTCGCCGACGGCCAGTCTCCGGACGGTGCCCGCGTGCTCGCCGCAGGCACGGCTGCCCGGATGCGCGAGCAGCAGGTCGAGCTGCCCGACCTCGGCAACCTGGCCGCCTCGTGGGGTCTCGGGTTCGAGCGGTGGGAGACCTCCGACGGCCTGGTGGTCGGCCACGACGGCGGCACCATCGGTCAGGTCGCCTTCCTGCGGATCGTGCCGGAGGCCGATGTCGCGGTCGCGCTGCTCACCAACGGAGGGAACTCGGTCTCGCTCTACCGCGACGTGATGGGGCATCTGCTGGCCGAGCTGGCCGGCGTCCGCCTGCCGGCCCTCCCCGCCCCTCCCGCTGAGCCCGAGCCCGTGGACGCCGGTCGTTGGCTGGGCACCTACTCCTGCGACGTCGGCGACATCGTGGTCACCCAGGACGACGACGGCCGGGTCTGGGCGACCGAGACCCCGAAGGGGGTTGCCCTGGAGATGGGCGACGTCGAACGACGGTACGAGCTGGTCCTGCTCCGCGACGACACCCTGATCCGGCGTGAGCCGGAGCTCGGCATGTACCGCGTCTACGCCTTCCTCGGCGACGACGGCTCAGACCATGCGCTCTACGCCCACGTGGGCAGGGCGATCCGCCGCGCCACGGACTGATCCGCTCGGCCCAGGCGACCTGACGGCAAAGGCCAGGTGACGTACGGCACCTGCGCGTGACCCAACCGGTTCGGGCCCTGGACCGAATGACCAGTGTTCAGGCGCCGTTCCGGCGCCCCACCCCAGTCTCGCCAATCGCCAGAGGATGAGTGACTTCGTCATGCCCACCACCACCTTCACCAGTTCCAGTGCCAAGCGCCGCATCGCCGGGCTCGCCGGCATCGTCATGCTCGCGGTACCGCTCGCTGCCTGCGGCAGCAGCAGCCCGTCGGGTGCGCCGCAGCCGATCGCCCGCGTCGACTCGCTGACCGGCAACACCACCGCGATCGCCCTGGACAAGGGCTTCACCGACGCCCTGACCTCGCTCAGCGTGGCTCCCGGCGTGGTCGGCACGGCCAAGCTCGAGAGCGGTTCGGTGGTCTTCCCGATCACCGGCGGCAGCGTCCGCGTCTTCAAGAAGGGCGAGGTCGTCCCCTACGTGATCGGCGAGATCCAGCACGAGGGATCCGGGCTGTCGCTGACCGCTGACGGCACCGTCGTGAAGCTGACCAACTTCAACGTCGACCCGGGCGCGCAGCGGGTGTACGGCGACGTGACCGTGAACGGGAAGGTTGCAGCGACCAGCGCCTACCTCTTCACCCTGGACGGAGCGACCCTGAAGCCGCTCACGACCTCGGGCAACACGGCCACCCTGACCGGCACCAAGGTGGAGATCTCTCCGGTCGCCGCCCCGCTGC
This genomic window from Nocardioides cynanchi contains:
- a CDS encoding ABC transporter substrate-binding protein, producing MSDQPEQLNILAPIETKSKMDALHRTVERAAGHPMSRRSALGLGGLMLLSACGSTSTGQTNPGSGTSTGAGGLAGRPLENHLEIFNWSEYDDPSTYKKFMALPDESKAGLKIHETYYSSNDELLAKLNAGGTTYDIIAPSQNAVAQLIQENKLLAMDPTLIPNLKNLDPSFLKASYDPTGQYHVIKDYGITMIYYNNQVITEKPQTMHDFYALLPKYVSKGRTNLLDGAEEVVPLALMALGLDPNTSSKSDFDAVTKYLMSFRKGVTTISSSSYIDDAIAGKIILGQGWNGDVRRIVQGRKKQGDITAVLLHDTSEIWSDNWCIPSTAPHPVAAHAWINWLCTPSTAVTEMEYHNYGIPIPAALSQLPASLAKDPLFNVPTSYTDNYKYILNVSPQVVQERTKIYTQFRAG
- a CDS encoding carboxymuconolactone decarboxylase family protein — protein: MTVTATPTSTQGHGHGKDVLHELNPLHRELRRAVPDVYLGFGALHQAAFAPGALDARTKELIALAIGVVEGCDGCIASHAQAAAKAGASKQEAAEAIGVTFLMKGGPATIHGPRAYDAFCEFADALA
- a CDS encoding ABC transporter ATP-binding protein, yielding MSSDGPESIFDVEFRAVTKRFGDLTAVNAVSLRVHQGEFLSLLGPSGCGKTTSLRMIAGFEQPDEGEILIGGVDAVGTPPYKRNVNTVFQQYALFPHMTILDNVAYGLKQKGIGKTERYGQAREALELVQLTGREKHKPTMLSGGQQQRVALARALVNRPRVLLLDEPLGALDLKLRKEMQIELTRIQQQVGITFIYVTHDQGEALSMSDRIAVMSNGVIEQLDTPSEIYDRPLTAFVADFIGEMNFLEGDITATSAGEFDLVTSTGVVVRGRGDATNRTRARIGIRPARLSIVAGQATGSANTAKAVVDSKMYLGDEVQVVATLDGGTRMLIREQRAGTDDSHDAIRPGDPITIQWERTAPVLLAESPDQAPTEGDSHE
- a CDS encoding Lrp/AsnC family transcriptional regulator, yielding MEIDRISQQIISLLQKDGRCPNTVIARELGISESAVRSRIQSLTSSGILQIIGLTDPGNMGFGVMALIGIQAGNDLNRIAELVSTWPETTYVVISAGSFDLLVELVCTDNNDLLRVVERLRAVDGVRSTESFIYISRHKLNYAYAADRDDELVSARPAETSSI
- a CDS encoding serine hydrolase domain-containing protein, which encodes MSRLDDAIGWVEQQLPALLEEYDVPAAAVAILAEGEVADFAAGVLSRSTGVEATADSVFQIGSITKLWTSTLVMQLVDEGLVDLDAPVRDYLPDFRIADESAAATITVRQLLTHTSGFEGDIFTDTGRGDDAVEKYLATLHDVPQLFPPGDLWSYNNAGFVVLGRLVEVLRGTTYDACLRERIVAPLGLTQVAPSPYEAILHRAAVGHLEAEPGTGYVAAPVWALVRSNAPAGSMLAMTARDLVGFARMHLADGQSPDGARVLAAGTAARMREQQVELPDLGNLAASWGLGFERWETSDGLVVGHDGGTIGQVAFLRIVPEADVAVALLTNGGNSVSLYRDVMGHLLAELAGVRLPALPAPPAEPEPVDAGRWLGTYSCDVGDIVVTQDDDGRVWATETPKGVALEMGDVERRYELVLLRDDTLIRREPELGMYRVYAFLGDDGSDHALYAHVGRAIRRATD
- a CDS encoding cytochrome b/b6 domain-containing protein — protein: MSAPEGDLDRFSLPVRWVHGLTGLFMIVCILTAAVLYNGSLAVLVGHRYLVEQTHLWSGLALPVPLLAGIASRSYRDDAGRLNRFTSRDWAWLRSRTRRDGRIEVGKFNAGQKLNASLSAGSIGVLLLSGSVMYLTRLTPLAWRSGATFVHDWFALAVGLLVVGHIGMALRDPDALTGIRTGRVPLRWARREHAAWAREVTGEVSGETR
- a CDS encoding NAD-dependent succinate-semialdehyde dehydrogenase — encoded protein: MTQTQTSPTYQILNPATGEVEQTFETATDAEVEAALAAAHTAYDAWKDVPIEERAAVVHRVAALFRERQDELGAIATKEMGKPLSEAVGEADFCGDIFDYFADEGPTLAADQPIKTFSGGKAVVQKLPIGPLLGIMPWNYPFYQIARFAAPNLMLGNTIILKHAESVPGSALAVAQLMKDAGVPEGAYINLFASHEQIETIIADPRIAGVSLTGSERAGAVVAAIAGKNLKKCVLELGGSDPYVILDTDDVAAAADTAWETRISNTGQACNSNKRMIVMDDVFDGFVARLTEHAKDLRPGDPTAEEDGTFAPLSSRRAAETLAEQVQDAVDKGATLHAGGVLGDGPAAYYSPAVLTGITPEMRAYREELFGPVAVVYKVSSDDEALALANDTQYGLGGAVFSTDPDRAARIAQRLEVGMSNVNTPAGEGAEVPFGGVKRSGFGRELGPLGMDEFVNKRMFYVAD
- a CDS encoding ABC transporter permease; this encodes MASAQDVLGPGPGPETGSRRPRRTRRRSFSPRYPAWLTTPSVLYYAIFFLGPLAILVAFSLATQTGFNAISYGFDTSQYHLVLDSLYLKIFWRTLVMAGIGSFLTMVVGYPIAYWMARYLTTYKLLALLLVLVPFWTSFLIRTYALKIILDSQGLLAKYTGIDIMYTKYAVGVGLVYNYLPLFIIPVFASLERMDWSLVEAATDLGAKPLNAFRQITLRLTLPGVVTGALLVFIPMSGEYIIPNILSGGGYQFVGNVIGDQFSSAQNQPFGSAMSISLMIALSGFVALYILFATKEERFGA
- a CDS encoding ABC transporter permease; this encodes MPRPRRILTAKRGFTLWAMAVFAFLYLPIAVMALFAFNKPSPAALADFHGSNVCDIPPSQLGNLTVWNGFTTCWFKVGLHDPTYIPAIETSAKIAASAAIVSTLLGLGAALALARMHKVVRVPFDALVYMTLVVPEIVIAVASLIFFVQLPHYVSFFPPLGAWTIFFGQVVFGASLAMLIIRARFVGMGDTLEEAGYDLGSGRFSTFRQVTLPRLFPAIIAATLLSFTFSFDDYVLPAFTNGTTNTWPIVLYSAVRFGITPAVNALATLMLAVTIVVIAATGLVLRRARTPAGVGSGESDGVGAQLGLG
- a CDS encoding MBL fold metallo-hydrolase; this translates as MRIDDVRRLDLGSFVRPAEETGTGRPGVEAVYGYVVRTSAGVLLLDTGLGQADDETEAWYRPRRVSIDDALATAGLATGDVGLVVNCHLHFDHIGANPRFAGRPLFCQRRELETARAGDYTLPGLVDFAGASYELLDGEAEVASGVLVIPTPGHVDGHQSVVVVCDDGSVVLAGQAHDTASQWSADVLAARAGALGHRPPLPEPSPWLVRILELDPRRVVFAHDAAVWFP
- a CDS encoding molybdopterin-dependent oxidoreductase gives rise to the protein MSRPADGADGGAPVGRRLALGLLGLGALGIVTGTRAQSALSSALAPVQLRDPTGLTSLLPVGDTFRYYSVTGGVPTRDGTSYRLDVGGLVDRPLTLTLDDLRALPQTELVRDFQCVTGWRVPQVHWSGVRLSTVLDRAGVKPTGQAVRLLSFDGTYTESLTLDQARLTDCIVALSMLGGPVSHDHGGPVRLYIAPMYGYKSIKWLSGIDVTDHVIEGYWEHRGYDVDGFVGASNGRSIDERT